GACGACTACCTGGGCGCGGTGGACGACTGGCACGCGGCGATCGCCGAGGTGTGGCGCGAACGGATGACGCGCCACCTGCCCCAGGGCGGGCGGGTCGCCATGTTGATCTGGGGCGATCCCTCGCTCTACGACAGCAGCCTGCGCATCGCCGAGCGCCTGAAGGGGGTGGGGCAGGACGATGCCATGGCGCTGGCGGTCGAGGTCGTGCCGGGCATCACCAGCCTGCAGGTGCTGACCGCCGAGCACCGCATCCCCTTGAACGCCCTGGCCGAGCCGGTGCAGATCACCACCGGGCGGCGCCTGCGCGAGCGCGGCTGGCCCGAGGACGCCTCGAGCGTCGCCGTGATGCTCGACGCCGGCGGCGCCTTCCAGGCCCTGGCCCCGGAGGGGCTGCATATCTGGTGGGGCGCCTATCTGGGCATGGACAAGCAGTGCCTGATCGACGGCCCGCTGGCCGAGGTGGGCCCGGCCATCGTCGAGCGCCGCGCCGCGCTGCGCGAGCGGCACGGCTGGATCATGGACGTCTATCTCTTGTCGCGGACGCCGCTGCTGTCGCGCGCATCGTCCGGCGAGTGCCGCTGAGCCACAACGCTATTCTCTCAATCGATGGAGACCCCCGATGAAGCACGTCGACCCCGAGCGCCATGCGGCGCGCATGGCCCACAAGCAGAGCATCATGAACGAGCGCATCAAGGCCGCCGACAAGGAACGGGGCGTGCTGCTGGTGCTCACCGGCCCCGGCAAGGGCAAGAGCAGCTCCGGTTTCGGCATGGTCGCCCGGGCAATGGGCCACGGCATGAAGGTCGGCGTGGTGCAGTTCATCAAGGGCAAGTTCCAGACCGGGGAAGAGGCCTTCTTCCGCGACCTGCCGGGCGTGGACTACCACGTCATGGGCGAGGGCTACACCTGGGACACTCAGGACCGCGAGCGTGACGTGCGCGCCGCCGAAGCGGCCTGGGCCGAGGCCAGTCGCATGCTGGCCGACCCGGACTATGCGCTGGTGCTGTTCGACGAGCTCAACATCGCCCTTCGGCACGGCTACCTGGAACTCGACCGGGTGCTCGACGACCTCCAGGCCCGTCCGCCCATGCAGCACGCGGTGGTCACCGGCCGCCACGCGCCCGAGGCGCTGATCGAGCTGGCCGACACCGTGACCGAGATGAAGGTGGTCAAGCATGCCTTCAAGGAGCAGGGCATCAAGGCGCAAAAAGGGGTGGAACTCTAGTAGGCCTGATGCTGAAGCTGCGAGATGAGCACCGGGGACAAGACGGCGCGAGGGTCCTACGCCAGGGGTGAGGTGCACGGCTCTGAACGGGCTGGCCATGGATGGCCAGCACCGGACCTGCAAGCGGAGCGGGACGCGAGAGCGCCGCAGGGCGTCGGTAGCGCCCATGGAAGGGGTCACAGCGCCCTCGCGACAGCTTGGCGCCGGAAAAGCTCATCATCACGCTAGGTCAGCGCCACTCCACCATCAAGGTTTCCAGGAGACCGCCGCATGGCAGATCCGAACGGGCGACCCGACCACGCCTTCCCCGAGGCGCAGCGCGAGGGCCTCTACCGGGCCATCTTCGAGCGCCGCGACGTGCGCGCCCAGTTCCGCCCGGACCCGATTCCGTCCGAGGTGCTGGCGCGCCTGCTCCAGGCCGCCCACCACGCGCCCTCGGTGGGCTTCATGCAGCCCTGGGACTTCCTGGTGATCGACGGCCGCGAGGTGCGCGAGCGGGTGCACGGCATCTTCGCGCGCGAGAACGCCCGGGCGGCCGAATGCCACACCGGCGAGCGCGGCGCGCTCTATCGCCGCCTCAAGCTGGAAGGCATCCTCGAGAGCCCGCTCAACCTGTGCATCACCTGCGACCGCAGCCGCGGCGGCGAGCACGTGCTGGGGCGCCACAGCATCGTCGAGACGGACCTGTTCAGCACCTGCCTGGCGGTCCAGAACCTGTGGCTGGCGGCCCGCGCCGAGGGCATCGGCGTGGGCTGGGTCAGCATCCTCGACCCGGACGAGCTGGCCGAGGTGCTGGGCCTGCCGCAGGACGTCTACCCGCTCGCCTATCTGTGCCTGGGCTATGTCGACGACTTCCTCGACCGGCCCGAGCTGGCCCGAGCCGGCTGGCGCCAGCGCCTGCCGCTGGCCGAGCGGGTGCATGGCAATGGCTGGGGGCAGAGCCTGGACTCGCCGACCCTGAGTGCGGCGCTCGAGACACTGGAGTCACGCCGATGAGCCCCTGATGATCCAGGGCACCACCTCGGACCGGCAAGCGCAGGGGCTTGGCAGGGGCGTGGTTGGTCACCAGGACGAAGGCGGCACGGGGCGCAAGCAGGCGGCCTGGGAGGTGC
The Halomonas sp. M4R1S46 DNA segment above includes these coding regions:
- the bluB gene encoding 5,6-dimethylbenzimidazole synthase produces the protein MADPNGRPDHAFPEAQREGLYRAIFERRDVRAQFRPDPIPSEVLARLLQAAHHAPSVGFMQPWDFLVIDGREVRERVHGIFARENARAAECHTGERGALYRRLKLEGILESPLNLCITCDRSRGGEHVLGRHSIVETDLFSTCLAVQNLWLAARAEGIGVGWVSILDPDELAEVLGLPQDVYPLAYLCLGYVDDFLDRPELARAGWRQRLPLAERVHGNGWGQSLDSPTLSAALETLESRR
- the cobF gene encoding precorrin-6A synthase (deacetylating) — protein: MIHLSLIGIGTGNPDHVTLAGVRALRAAELILLPRKGEARSDLVDLRRLLCRNLLDEAARSRVVEFDLPRRDGRDDYLGAVDDWHAAIAEVWRERMTRHLPQGGRVAMLIWGDPSLYDSSLRIAERLKGVGQDDAMALAVEVVPGITSLQVLTAEHRIPLNALAEPVQITTGRRLRERGWPEDASSVAVMLDAGGAFQALAPEGLHIWWGAYLGMDKQCLIDGPLAEVGPAIVERRAALRERHGWIMDVYLLSRTPLLSRASSGECR
- the cobO gene encoding cob(I)yrinic acid a,c-diamide adenosyltransferase — encoded protein: MKHVDPERHAARMAHKQSIMNERIKAADKERGVLLVLTGPGKGKSSSGFGMVARAMGHGMKVGVVQFIKGKFQTGEEAFFRDLPGVDYHVMGEGYTWDTQDRERDVRAAEAAWAEASRMLADPDYALVLFDELNIALRHGYLELDRVLDDLQARPPMQHAVVTGRHAPEALIELADTVTEMKVVKHAFKEQGIKAQKGVEL